One part of the Entelurus aequoreus isolate RoL-2023_Sb linkage group LG05, RoL_Eaeq_v1.1, whole genome shotgun sequence genome encodes these proteins:
- the LOC133649899 gene encoding endosialin-like: MRRGSGGTLSALWLLLCLTPPAWGQRSAGEDGEGSAAGARLEEKDALCSGRGCYAVFLQRRTFREAGRSCRERGGTLATAHDHQAADTVHRLLAGLEPHGTRVRFRLWIGLHRAPRQCSSTRPLRGFVWVTGDQEGQFANWLREDTPGTCTAPRCVAMTVHASEGARESADNFKWLDGSCGLALDGYVCQYAYKGMCAPLDDEGRGPAVYSTPFHLISRVLTHVPYGSVAAVPCPPRPSDGDLPAEQTALCMERDDGSVGWSRDTPLCGDDAAPPNQDWCSGDHGCEQHCQNTDSDYYCYCSEGYVLAEDGYNCEPDPLGPTDPPELSSDAAGPSEPPRLKVACEAMGCQHDCVETSRGVRCTCPPGYQIGPDGRGCSDVDECQQQPCTQACVNAPGTFHCTCHAGYQPDDEGECVDVDECEDEGLCEGACKNTEGSFTCACRYGYRMSGAMTCEDVDECVGASPCQQQCLNYIGGYQCFCDDGYELQADGLNCQLTPDDGEYSTLTPDPTDSSHLLRLEHRTTTRDGNFDVEWLTDAPADSDNRLNQWDVDSPKRYHTQPPPTRKESDANQVHPEAGGGGGDGESGGDKRKHDKSWLLVALLVPLCVFLVVMLALGIVYCTSCAVDKSLRLSDCCRWVLPTAPPDGAEPKARA, from the exons ATGCGGAGAGGAAGTGGCGGCACTCTGAGCGCCCTGTGGCTGCTGCTCTGTCTGACCCCCCCGGCTTGGGGTCAGAGGTCGGCGGGGGAGGACGGCGAGGGGTCGGCGGCGGGCGCCCGGCTGGAGGAGAAGGACGCCCTGTGCTCCGGGCGCGGGTGCTACGCCGTCTTCCTGCAGCGGCGGACCTTCAGGGAGGCGGGGCGCAGCTGCAGAGAGCGCGGGGGCACGTTGGCGACGGCCCACGACCACCAGGCCGCCGACACCGTGCACCGCCTGCTGGCGGGCCTCGAGCCGCACGGGACCCGGGTGCGCTTCCGTCTCTGGATCGGGCTGCACCGGGCGCCGCGCCAGTGCTCCTCCACTCGACCGCTGCGAGGATTCGTCTGGGTCACAG GCGACCAGGAAGGACAGTTCGCCAATTGGCTCCGCGAAGACACGCCGGGGACGTGCACCGCCCCCCGCTGCGTGGCCATGACCGTGCACGCCTCGGAGGGCGCCCGCGAGAGCGCGGACAACTTCAAGTGGTTGGACGGCTCGTGCGGCCTGGCGCTGGACGGCTACGTGTGCCAGTACGCCTACAAGGGCATGTGCGCCCCGCTGGACGACGAGGGTCGCGGCCCCGCCGTCTACTCCACGCCGTTCCACCTGATCAGCCGCGTGCTTACCCACGTTCCGTACGGCTCCGTGGCCGCCGTGCCGTGCCCGCCTCGCCCGTCGGACGGCGACTTACCCGCCGAGCAGACGGCCCTGTGCATGGAGAGAGACGACGGGTCGGTGGGGTGGTCTCGGGACACGCCCCTCTGCGGGGACGACGCGGCCCCGCCCAACCAGGACTGGTGCAGCGGCGACCACGGGTGCGAGCAGCACTGCCAGAACACGGACTCGGACTATTACTGCTACTGCTCCGAAGGCTACGTGCTGGCAGAGGACGGCTACAACTGCGAGCCGGACCCCTTGGGCCCGACGGACCCTCCCGAGCTGTCCTCGGACGCTGCCGGGCCCAGCGAGCCGCCCCGCCTCAAGGTGGCGTGCGAGGCCATGGGCTGCCAACACGACTGCGTGGAGACCTCCAGGGGGGTCCGCTGCACGTGTCCCCCGGGGTACCAAATAGGCCCGGACGGGCGCGGGTGTTCCGACGTGGACGAGTGTCAGCAGCAGCCGTGCACGCAGGCGTGCGTCAACGCGCCCGGAACCTTCCACTGCACCTGTCACGCGGGCTACCAGCCGGACGACGAGGGCGAGTGCGTGGACGTGGACGAGTGCGAGGACGAGGGGCTCTGCGAGGGCGCCTGCAAGAACACGGAAGGGTCCTTCACGTGCGCCTGCCGCTACGGCTACCGGATGTCCGGCGCCATGACGTGCGAGGACGTGGATGAGTGCGTGGGGGCGTCGCCCTGCCAGCAGCAGTGTCTCAACTACATTGGCGGGTACCAGTGTTTCTGCGACGACGGCTACGAGCTGCAGGCGGACGGACTCAATTGCCAGCTGACACCCGACGACGGAGAATACTCGACTCTGACCCCCGACCCCACCGACTCCTCCCACCTACTCCGACTGGAACACCGCACCACCACTCGGGACGGCAACTTTGACGTGGAATGGCTGACGGACGCCCCCGCCGACTCCGACAACCGCCTGAACCAGTGGGACGTGGACTCGCCCAAGCGGTACCACACCCAGCCGCCGCCCACACGGAAGGAGAGCGACGCCAACCAAGTCCACCCCGAGGCCGGGGGTGGAGGAGGTGACGGCGAGTCGGGCGGGGACAAGCGTAAGCACGACAAGAGCTGGCTGCTGGTGGCGCTGCTGGTGCCGCTCTGCGTCTTCCTGGTGGTGATGCTGGCGCTGGGCATCGTCTACTGCACCAGCTGCGCCGTGGACAAGAGCCTGCGTCTGTCGGACTGCTGCCGCTGGGTCCTACCCACGGCGCCGCCCGACGGCGCCGAGCCCAAAGCACGGGCGTGA
- the trappc14 gene encoding trafficking protein particle complex subunit 14 isoform X1, with product MVQMMESQCEYFMYFPAVPITDLSDPARYRTLPRRSHLYLGETVRFLLVLRCKDARATPTEQGHAGDAPSAGFGTESASSRAWRELAGSLSAVASVSPGESSRHRTNQHHHDYTSSGDEGVDDGEEDYIAAAEAAIAALGSRVDSRCRSFRECKPLLIHNSCGSAAREFRRAPIQSPLDEPVVLADEVIFPLTVSLDKLPVRTVKVKVMVTVWKTEAEQAEVQELGYLSVLQQREPSHTFRHDLNTFKAQVSTTLTVLPPPAVRCKLMSVSGRHLAVLKVLNNSSQEEVSVRDVRILPDLNASYLPMMPDGSVLLVDNVCHHSGEVGMASFCKVDSVACRLPSMLGALEEHDFLFQLNLNDMPQDESNEGMEVPLVAVLQWSTPKMPFTNCIYTHYRLPSVRLDRPRFVMTARCPSTVKVKEHFKVKYILLNNLQDFLSVRLVWTPEGRGQTEDTTLAAVVCHTPFSNLGQCRKGSTLSFSVAFQILKPGLYELSQHMKLKLQFTASVTNPPPDARPLSRKNSPSSPAFRDLLDRHQASLGRSQSFSHQQPSRSHIMRTGSAMERRAITPPVGSPVGRPLYLPPQDKSLLSLDKIAKRECKVLVVDP from the exons ATGGTGCAGATGATGGAGTCTCAGTGCGAGTATTTCATGTATTTCCCGGCGGTTCCCATCACCGACCTGTCCGACCCCGCCCGGTACCGAACCCTGCCCCGTCGGAGCCACCTCTACCTGGGGGAGACGGTCCGCTTCCTGTTAGTGCTGCGCTGCAAGGACGCAAGGGCGACGCCGACCGAACAGGGCCACG CAGGGGACGCTCCATCAGCAGGTTTCGGGACAGAATCGGCCAGCAGTCGGGCTTGGAGGGAGCTGGCAGGGTCACTGTCTGCCGTGGCCAGTGTGAGTCCGGGTGAGAGCAGTCGACACCGCACCAACCAGCACCACCACGACTACACCAGCAGCGGGGACGAGGGTGTTGACGACGGCGAGGAGGACTACATTGCAGCGGCCGAGGCGGCCATCGCGGCTCTGGGGAGCAGAGTGGACTCACGCTGCCGGTCCTTCCGGGAGTGCAAACCGCTGCTTATACACAACTCCTGCGGCTCTGCGGCGCGGGAGTTCCGCAGGGCCCCAATTCAG TCTCCTCTGGACGAGCCGGTGGTTCTGGCAGATGAAGTCATCTTCCCACTCACAGTCTCCTTGGACAAACTCCCCGTCAGGACCGTCAAAGTCAAG GTGATGGTCACGGTATGGAAGACGGAGGCGGAGCAAGCAGAGGTACAGGAGTTAGGCTACCTCAGTGTCCTGCAGCAAAGAGAGCCATCACACACCTTTAGACACGACCTGAACACTTTCAAGGCTCAAG TGAGCACCACCCTGACCGTCCTGCCGCCTCCCGCCGTTCGCTGCAAGCTGATGAGCGTCTCCGGGCGCCACCTGGCTGTCCTTAAAG TGCTGAACAACTCGTCACAGGAGGAGGTGAGCGTGAGGGACGTTCGTATTCTGCCAGACCTCAACGCCTCCTACCTTCCCATGATGCCCGACGGCTCCGTGCTGCTGGTGGACAACGTGTG CCACCATTCCGGTGAGGTGGGCATGGCGTCTTTCTGCAAGGTGGACAGCGTCGCTTGCCGCCTTCCCAGCATGCTCGGCGCCTTGGAGGAGCATGACTTCCTGTTCCAGCTGAACCTGAACGACATGCCTCAGGACGAGTCCAATGAG GGGATGGAGGTTCCTCTGGTGGCTGTGCTGCAGTGGTCCACTCCCAAGATGCCGTTCACCAACTGTATCTACACACACTACAG GTTGCCAAGCGTCCGTCTGGACCGGCCGAGATTCGTGATGACGGCCCGTTGTCCGAGCACCGTCAAGGTCAAGGAGCACTTCAAAGTGAAATACATCCTGCTCAACAATCTGCAGGACTTTCTGTCGGTGCGGCTGGTGTGGACCCCGGAAG GTCGTGGTCAGACTGAGGACACCACGCTGGCAGCGGTGGTCTGCCACACGCCGTTCAGTAACCTGGGTCAATGTCGCAAAGGAAGCACGCTGTCCTTCAGCGTGGCTTTCCAGATCCTCAAACCGGGACTGTACGAG CTGAGTCAGCACATGAAGCTCAAGCTCCAGTTCACCGCATCCGTCACCAACCCGCCTCCCGATGCCAGGCCGCTCTCAC GTAAAAACAGCCCATCCAGCCCAGCGTTCCGTGACCTGTTGGACCGTCATCAGGCCAGTTTGGGTCGATCCCAGTCCTTCTCCCACCAGCAGCCGTCTCGCTCTCACATCATGAG GACGGGCAGTGCAATGGAGCGGCGCGCCATAACGCCCCCCGTGGGCTCCCCGGTGGGTCGGCCGCTGTACCTGCCACCGCAGGACAAAAGCCTGCTGTCCTTGGACAAGATCGCCAAGAGGGAGTGTAAAGTTCTGGTGGTGGATCCATGA
- the trappc14 gene encoding trafficking protein particle complex subunit 14 isoform X2: MVQMMESQCEYFMYFPAVPITDLSDPARYRTLPRRSHLYLGETVRFLLVLRCKDARATPTEQGHGDAPSAGFGTESASSRAWRELAGSLSAVASVSPGESSRHRTNQHHHDYTSSGDEGVDDGEEDYIAAAEAAIAALGSRVDSRCRSFRECKPLLIHNSCGSAAREFRRAPIQSPLDEPVVLADEVIFPLTVSLDKLPVRTVKVKVMVTVWKTEAEQAEVQELGYLSVLQQREPSHTFRHDLNTFKAQVSTTLTVLPPPAVRCKLMSVSGRHLAVLKVLNNSSQEEVSVRDVRILPDLNASYLPMMPDGSVLLVDNVCHHSGEVGMASFCKVDSVACRLPSMLGALEEHDFLFQLNLNDMPQDESNEGMEVPLVAVLQWSTPKMPFTNCIYTHYRLPSVRLDRPRFVMTARCPSTVKVKEHFKVKYILLNNLQDFLSVRLVWTPEGRGQTEDTTLAAVVCHTPFSNLGQCRKGSTLSFSVAFQILKPGLYELSQHMKLKLQFTASVTNPPPDARPLSRKNSPSSPAFRDLLDRHQASLGRSQSFSHQQPSRSHIMRTGSAMERRAITPPVGSPVGRPLYLPPQDKSLLSLDKIAKRECKVLVVDP, encoded by the exons ATGGTGCAGATGATGGAGTCTCAGTGCGAGTATTTCATGTATTTCCCGGCGGTTCCCATCACCGACCTGTCCGACCCCGCCCGGTACCGAACCCTGCCCCGTCGGAGCCACCTCTACCTGGGGGAGACGGTCCGCTTCCTGTTAGTGCTGCGCTGCAAGGACGCAAGGGCGACGCCGACCGAACAGGGCCACG GGGACGCTCCATCAGCAGGTTTCGGGACAGAATCGGCCAGCAGTCGGGCTTGGAGGGAGCTGGCAGGGTCACTGTCTGCCGTGGCCAGTGTGAGTCCGGGTGAGAGCAGTCGACACCGCACCAACCAGCACCACCACGACTACACCAGCAGCGGGGACGAGGGTGTTGACGACGGCGAGGAGGACTACATTGCAGCGGCCGAGGCGGCCATCGCGGCTCTGGGGAGCAGAGTGGACTCACGCTGCCGGTCCTTCCGGGAGTGCAAACCGCTGCTTATACACAACTCCTGCGGCTCTGCGGCGCGGGAGTTCCGCAGGGCCCCAATTCAG TCTCCTCTGGACGAGCCGGTGGTTCTGGCAGATGAAGTCATCTTCCCACTCACAGTCTCCTTGGACAAACTCCCCGTCAGGACCGTCAAAGTCAAG GTGATGGTCACGGTATGGAAGACGGAGGCGGAGCAAGCAGAGGTACAGGAGTTAGGCTACCTCAGTGTCCTGCAGCAAAGAGAGCCATCACACACCTTTAGACACGACCTGAACACTTTCAAGGCTCAAG TGAGCACCACCCTGACCGTCCTGCCGCCTCCCGCCGTTCGCTGCAAGCTGATGAGCGTCTCCGGGCGCCACCTGGCTGTCCTTAAAG TGCTGAACAACTCGTCACAGGAGGAGGTGAGCGTGAGGGACGTTCGTATTCTGCCAGACCTCAACGCCTCCTACCTTCCCATGATGCCCGACGGCTCCGTGCTGCTGGTGGACAACGTGTG CCACCATTCCGGTGAGGTGGGCATGGCGTCTTTCTGCAAGGTGGACAGCGTCGCTTGCCGCCTTCCCAGCATGCTCGGCGCCTTGGAGGAGCATGACTTCCTGTTCCAGCTGAACCTGAACGACATGCCTCAGGACGAGTCCAATGAG GGGATGGAGGTTCCTCTGGTGGCTGTGCTGCAGTGGTCCACTCCCAAGATGCCGTTCACCAACTGTATCTACACACACTACAG GTTGCCAAGCGTCCGTCTGGACCGGCCGAGATTCGTGATGACGGCCCGTTGTCCGAGCACCGTCAAGGTCAAGGAGCACTTCAAAGTGAAATACATCCTGCTCAACAATCTGCAGGACTTTCTGTCGGTGCGGCTGGTGTGGACCCCGGAAG GTCGTGGTCAGACTGAGGACACCACGCTGGCAGCGGTGGTCTGCCACACGCCGTTCAGTAACCTGGGTCAATGTCGCAAAGGAAGCACGCTGTCCTTCAGCGTGGCTTTCCAGATCCTCAAACCGGGACTGTACGAG CTGAGTCAGCACATGAAGCTCAAGCTCCAGTTCACCGCATCCGTCACCAACCCGCCTCCCGATGCCAGGCCGCTCTCAC GTAAAAACAGCCCATCCAGCCCAGCGTTCCGTGACCTGTTGGACCGTCATCAGGCCAGTTTGGGTCGATCCCAGTCCTTCTCCCACCAGCAGCCGTCTCGCTCTCACATCATGAG GACGGGCAGTGCAATGGAGCGGCGCGCCATAACGCCCCCCGTGGGCTCCCCGGTGGGTCGGCCGCTGTACCTGCCACCGCAGGACAAAAGCCTGCTGTCCTTGGACAAGATCGCCAAGAGGGAGTGTAAAGTTCTGGTGGTGGATCCATGA